Below is a window of Oligoflexia bacterium DNA.
AAAACTTAGATTTCATCAGCATGGCGAGGGTGAGTTAGCCCATTACGCAAAAGCAGCGTTTGATATTCAGTATGAATTTCCCATTGGCTGGCAAGAATTAGAGGGTATCCATAATCGTACTAATTTTGATTTAGGTCGCCATCAAGAATTCTCTAAAAAGAATTTAGAATATTTTGAAGAAGCCACAAAAGAAAAATTCCTACCTTACATCATCGAAACAAGTGCGGGTTGTGATCGAACACTTCTTGCGACTCTTTGTGATGCCTATCGTGAAGAAGGCGAGGGTGATGATTTACGTACGGTTATGAAGTTTCATCCAAAACTTGCTCCAGTAAAAGTGGCTTTTTTGCCGTTGAGTAAAAAAGAAGAACTCTCAGGGCCCACACAGCGACTTCAAGAAGAGTTTGTTGAAGACATGGTTACTCAATATGACGATGCTTCAAGTATTGGTAAGCGTTATCGCAGACAAGATGAAATCGGAACACCCCTTTGCGTGACCATGGATTTCGATACACTTAACGATAAAAAAGTAACTGTTAGGCATCGCGACACCATGGCTCAAGACCGAGTGGATATGACACAGCTTAAAGATTACGTACGCAACAAACTTAAAAATTATTAACGAGAAGCAAAATGGAATTAACACAAAAACCTTCAAAGGTGAACGCGATGGCTGATGCCAGTAAAGCAGTTTTTTATTTTGGAAAAGACGGAGCTGAAGGTAACGCCTCAATGAAAAGCATATTGGGCGGTAAGGGTGCAAATCTCGCTGAAATGATTTCAATTGGGATCCCCGTACCTCCAGGCTTTACGGTGGCAACAACTGTTTGTGGGAAATTCTACGAAGCCGGGAAAAAGCTTCCTGAAACTGTTTGGCAAGATGTACTTAAAAACGTTTCGCGTTTAGAAATTGAATTAAATAAAAAATTTGGTGACGTTAAAAATCCATTACTTTTAAGTGTGCGTTCAGGGGCTAGAGCTTCAATGCCAGGGATGATGGACACCATTTTAAACTTGGGTCTTAACGACGAAACAACTGCTGGTCTTGCTCTAATTTCAAATAATCCACGATTTGCATACGACAGTTACAGGCGATTTATACAAATGTATTCCCACGTTGTTATGAATATGAACGGGAGTATTCTTGATATTGAATTAGAAGATTTAAAAGACGCTAGAAAAATTCAAAATGATACTGATTTGACTGCTGAAGAACTTAAAAAACTCTGTGATTCATTTAAGAAAAAAGTTTTTGAAAATACAGGTAAACGATTTCCTACTGACCCCATTGAACAACTTCGAGGTGCTATATCAGCAGTTTTTGAAAGTTGGAACACACCTCGAGCAATTACATATCGTAAACTTCATGAAATTCCCGAAAGCTGGGGGACAGCCGTAAATGTTCAAGCGATGGTATTTGGCAATCGCGGCGATGATTCTGCTACAGGCGTTGCTTTTACCCGCGACCCCTCAACTGGAGAGAAGAAATTCTTTGGTGAGTTTTTAGTTAATGCCCAAGGTGAAGATGTAGTTGCTGGAATTCGTACGCCCCAATCAATTACTAAAATTGATAGTGAAAAGGCTTCTAAAGATTCGGGTAAAAAGCTTCCCAGCTTAGAAGAGATAATGCCTCAAGCCTATAAGCAGCTCGTTGAGATTTATCATAAACTTGAAAAGCATTATCGAGACATGCAAGACATCGAATTTACAATTGAGCAAAATGTACTCTGGATGCTTCAAACGCGTACTGGTAAAAGATCTGCTGAAGCAGCTGTTCGTATTGCAATTGAAATGCTAGGTGAAAAACTCATTACCGAACAAGAAGCTTTGATGCGTGTTGAGCCTCAACAACTTGATCAACTTTTGCACCCGACACTTGATCCAAAAGCACAGAAAAATCAAATTGCACGGGGTTTACCTGCGAGCCCGGGTGCAGCTTGTGGGCAAATTGTTTTTACCCCTGAAGAGGCTGAAAAGTTTTCAGAAGCAGGCAAAAAATGTATTTTAGTACGCGTTGAAACTTCACCCGAAGACATTCACGGCATGATCGTAGCACAAGGTATTCTTACAAGTCGCGGAGGTATGACAAGTCATGCCGCCGTTGTGGCTCGCGGAATGGGAAAATGCTGTGTAGCCGGGTGCAGTGAAATCGAAGTCGATATAGACCGTCAAGAACTTCATGCCAAAGGCCATGTTTTGAAAAAAGGGGATATCATCACCCTTGATGGTAGTACGGGTGAAGTTTTCTTAGGTGAAGTGAAAACGGTTGAACCTCGTTTAAGTGGTAATTTTGATGCTCTCATGACACTTGCTGATAAATACAGACGCCTTGGTATTGAAGCAAACGCAGATACTCCACACGATGCTCGAGTTGCCCGAAAATTTGGAGCCGAAGGCATCGGATTATGTCGAACTGAGCATATGTTTTTTGATGCTGAAAGAATTGATGCTGTTCGTGAAATGATTGTGGCTGAAAATAAAGCTGATCGTGAAAAAGCCCTGGCAAAACTTTTACCCATGCAGCGAAGCGATTTTATACAGCTTTTTGAAGAAATGAAGGGTTTTCCTGTAACTATTAGACTACTTGATCCGCCGCTCCATGAATTTGTGCCCCAAGCTGATGCTGAGATAGAAGTTTTAGCTGACAAATTAGGTGTTGAGCTTGGTCGATTAAAAAGCAAAGTAAAATCACTCCATGAGTTTAATCCCATGCTCGGTCATCGTGGATGCCGATTGGCTGTAACGTATCCTGAAATTTATGCGATGCAGGCAAGGGCTATTGCTGAGGCAGCTGCTGAGCTTGAATTAAAAAAAGGTTTTACTATTATTCCTGAAATCATGATTCCTTTGATCAATACTGCAAAAGAATTTCACATGATGCGCCAATTGGTTGAGACTGAAGTTAACAAAGTAAAAAAGCAAACAGGTGCTCAATTTAAATATTTGGTCGGAACCATGATAGAGCTTCCAAGAGCTGCTCTCACGGCTGATGAGATAGCAATTGAAGCTGATTTTTTTAGCTTCGGCACCAATGATCTCACACAAACCACCCTTGGACTTTCTCGTGACGATGCTGGTAAATTCTTAGGAAACTATGTACAAGCTGGTCTCTTTGAGAAAGATCCCTTTGTAAGCATTGATCAACGCGGAGTAGGGCAACTTGTTAAATTAGCTGTTGATTTAGGCAGAAAATCGAAGCCTAATCTCAAAGTAGGGGTATGCGGCGAGCACGGCGGAGACCCGGCGAGTGTTGAGTTTTTTCATCGCGCTGGTCTTGATTATGTAAGTTGCTCACCGTATCGAGTGCCAATCGCACGTTTAGCAGCGGCTAGAGCGGCGATTCAAAAATAAAAACTTAATCTTTTGGGGATGCAAAATTGAAAATAAAACGACTGGAACTTATCGGTTTTAAGAGTTTCAAAGACCGAACTGTCATCAATTTCGATTCTGGAATCACTGGTATTGTCGGCCCTAACGGGTGTGGCAAATCCAACATCGTTGACGCTCTTACTTGGGTCATGGGTGAGCAAAGTGCAAAGCATTTGCGTGGTGCTTCAATGGAAGATGTCATCTTTAATGGTAGTGAGAACTTCTCGCCATTAGGAATGGCTGAGGTTTCATTGACCCTCGAAAATGACGGCGGACCATTTCCTGCTAAGTGGGCGAAATTTTCAGAGATCATGATCACGCGTCGCTTACATCGTTCAGGCGAGAGCGAATACTTTATCAACAAAGAACCAAGCCGACTTAAAGACATCGTAGATATTTTCATGGATACAGGCGCAGGTTCTAAAGGCTTCTCTATTGTTGAGCAAGGTCAAATCGGTAAAATCATCACCGCTAAACCTGAAGATAGAAGAACCCTCATTGAAGAAGCCGCAGGGATCACAAAATTCAAAGTAAGAAAACGCGAATCACAAAGAAAATTAGAAAGTACTGAGCAAAATCTTGTACGTCTTAATGACATCATCGGCGAATTGCGTCGACAGTTAGATAGTCTGCAACGTCAAGCTAAGCGTGCGGAGCGGTATAAAGAATTAAAAAATCAAGTTCAAGATCTAGATCTCTGGATTAGTTCTAAAAAGTATCAAGAAATTCAAACTGAAATTCAAAAACTTACCGCACTCATTACTGAAAAACAAATGGGTGAAGAATCAAGTAAAGCTCAATATGCAACTGCCATGGCAGAACTTCAGAGCATTAAGCTTGAGCTCTTAGAACTAGAACGCAAAGTTACCAGTGAGCAAGGTCAGCATTTTGAATTGCAAAGCCAAGCTCAGCGCAAAGAATCTGCTATTAATATGCTCCAACTTGAGATCGACACCACCAAGCGCAATGAAGAAATGGCCGGAACCTTAAAATCTGAAATTACAGCTCGTCGTGATATTCTCAGACGCGATGTTGATCATGTGGCTTCACAATTAGATCTTTCAGAACAAGAACTCACACATTTAAATCAA
It encodes the following:
- the ppdK gene encoding pyruvate, phosphate dikinase produces the protein MELTQKPSKVNAMADASKAVFYFGKDGAEGNASMKSILGGKGANLAEMISIGIPVPPGFTVATTVCGKFYEAGKKLPETVWQDVLKNVSRLEIELNKKFGDVKNPLLLSVRSGARASMPGMMDTILNLGLNDETTAGLALISNNPRFAYDSYRRFIQMYSHVVMNMNGSILDIELEDLKDARKIQNDTDLTAEELKKLCDSFKKKVFENTGKRFPTDPIEQLRGAISAVFESWNTPRAITYRKLHEIPESWGTAVNVQAMVFGNRGDDSATGVAFTRDPSTGEKKFFGEFLVNAQGEDVVAGIRTPQSITKIDSEKASKDSGKKLPSLEEIMPQAYKQLVEIYHKLEKHYRDMQDIEFTIEQNVLWMLQTRTGKRSAEAAVRIAIEMLGEKLITEQEALMRVEPQQLDQLLHPTLDPKAQKNQIARGLPASPGAACGQIVFTPEEAEKFSEAGKKCILVRVETSPEDIHGMIVAQGILTSRGGMTSHAAVVARGMGKCCVAGCSEIEVDIDRQELHAKGHVLKKGDIITLDGSTGEVFLGEVKTVEPRLSGNFDALMTLADKYRRLGIEANADTPHDARVARKFGAEGIGLCRTEHMFFDAERIDAVREMIVAENKADREKALAKLLPMQRSDFIQLFEEMKGFPVTIRLLDPPLHEFVPQADAEIEVLADKLGVELGRLKSKVKSLHEFNPMLGHRGCRLAVTYPEIYAMQARAIAEAAAELELKKGFTIIPEIMIPLINTAKEFHMMRQLVETEVNKVKKQTGAQFKYLVGTMIELPRAALTADEIAIEADFFSFGTNDLTQTTLGLSRDDAGKFLGNYVQAGLFEKDPFVSIDQRGVGQLVKLAVDLGRKSKPNLKVGVCGEHGGDPASVEFFHRAGLDYVSCSPYRVPIARLAAARAAIQK